A stretch of the Poseidonibacter parvus genome encodes the following:
- a CDS encoding NAD(P)H-quinone oxidoreductase subunit 3, which produces MTHMDFAHPYFGAFVMFVVTFTAFGATVWLSRYVSRKIARLDTEKLKTTLYECGPEVTKQPNTISTQFYLVALLFILFDVEIIFMFPWAVNFKLLGWFGFVEMLLFITLLSIGFLYAWKKGALEWHSIK; this is translated from the coding sequence ATGACACATATGGATTTTGCCCATCCTTATTTCGGTGCATTTGTGATGTTTGTAGTAACATTCACAGCATTCGGCGCTACAGTATGGCTTTCAAGGTATGTTAGTAGAAAAATTGCTAGACTAGATACTGAAAAATTAAAGACTACATTATACGAATGTGGACCAGAAGTTACAAAACAACCAAATACAATATCAACACAATTTTATTTAGTAGCCTTACTATTTATTCTATTTGATGTGGAAATAATTTTCATGTTTCCTTGGGCAGTTAACTTTAAGTTATTAGGATGGTTTGGATTTGTAGAAATGTTACTATTTATCACACTCTTATCAATTGGATTTTTATATGCATGGAAAAAAGGAGCCCTTGAATGGCACAGCATAAAGTAA
- a CDS encoding NuoB/complex I 20 kDa subunit family protein codes for MAQHKVNYLQDGGAPIKLTTIDKLVNFGRSNSLWPMTYGLACCAIEMMATGASRYDFDRFGTIFRASPRQSDVLIIAGTLTKKHAEFMRRLYDQMPDPKWVISMGSCANTGGMFNTYATVQGADRIIPVDIYLPGCAPRPETLQYALMTLQRKIRKESIFRAHKKKRLV; via the coding sequence ATGGCACAGCATAAAGTAAATTATTTACAAGATGGTGGCGCACCAATTAAATTAACTACTATAGATAAGTTAGTTAATTTTGGTCGTTCTAACTCATTATGGCCAATGACTTATGGATTAGCATGTTGTGCTATCGAGATGATGGCAACTGGTGCATCTAGATATGACTTCGATAGATTTGGTACAATTTTTAGAGCAAGTCCAAGACAATCTGATGTATTAATTATTGCAGGAACTCTTACAAAAAAACACGCAGAGTTTATGAGAAGGTTATATGACCAAATGCCAGATCCTAAATGGGTTATTTCAATGGGGTCATGTGCAAACACTGGTGGAATGTTTAATACTTACGCAACAGTTCAAGGTGCAGATAGAATTATTCCTGTTGATATTTATCTTCCAGGTTGTGCTCCACGACCTGAAACTTTGCAATATGCACTTATGACACTTCAAAGAAAAATTAGAAAAGAGTCAATTTTTAGAGCTCATAAGAAAAAAAGGTTGGTGTAA
- the nuoD gene encoding NADH dehydrogenase (quinone) subunit D, whose product MQQPNRLKPFFENINFEREDNTMMVNFGPQHPSAHGQLRLILELQGEEVVKSRPMIGYLHRGMEKMAENMIYNEFLPTTDRMDYIAATSNNYGYALAIEKLLGIEAPRRAEIIRTMLLELNRITSHLFWLATHALDVGAMSMFLYCFREREYAMDLIEDYCGARLTHSAVRIGGVPLDLPSNWIDDCMSFLEILETEIKKYEGLLTENRIWKMRLENVGIITQKMAKSWGCSGIALRGSGIKWDLRKEMPYGIYDELDFDVPIAHTCDSYGRYKICIQEMYESSKILKQLVPMYKDSESQLMAHAPNYISAPKEQIMTQNYSLMQHFVLVTQGMRPPKGEVYVATESPKGELGYFVVSDGTPYAYRMKIRTPSFQHTALLEEILVGLQLADVVTLIGNLNIVFGEIDR is encoded by the coding sequence ATGCAACAACCTAATAGATTAAAACCTTTCTTTGAAAATATTAACTTCGAGCGTGAAGATAATACTATGATGGTAAACTTTGGACCACAGCATCCATCTGCCCACGGTCAACTTAGACTAATTTTAGAGCTTCAAGGTGAAGAAGTAGTAAAATCAAGACCAATGATTGGATACCTTCACAGAGGTATGGAAAAAATGGCTGAGAATATGATTTATAATGAATTCTTACCAACAACAGATAGAATGGATTATATAGCTGCAACTTCAAATAACTACGGATATGCACTTGCAATTGAAAAACTTCTAGGAATAGAGGCTCCACGTAGAGCTGAAATTATTAGAACAATGCTTTTAGAATTAAATAGAATTACTTCACATCTTTTCTGGTTAGCAACACATGCACTTGATGTTGGTGCTATGTCTATGTTCTTATACTGTTTTAGGGAAAGAGAATACGCAATGGACTTAATTGAAGACTATTGTGGTGCAAGATTAACTCATAGTGCTGTTAGAATTGGTGGAGTTCCTTTAGACTTACCATCAAACTGGATTGATGACTGTATGTCATTTTTAGAAATTTTAGAAACAGAAATTAAAAAATATGAAGGTCTTTTAACAGAAAATAGAATCTGGAAAATGAGACTAGAAAATGTAGGTATTATTACTCAAAAGATGGCAAAATCTTGGGGATGTTCAGGAATTGCATTAAGAGGAAGTGGGATCAAATGGGATTTAAGAAAAGAAATGCCTTACGGTATTTATGATGAATTAGATTTTGATGTTCCTATTGCACATACATGTGATTCTTATGGAAGATATAAAATTTGTATACAAGAGATGTATGAATCTTCAAAAATATTAAAACAATTAGTTCCGATGTATAAAGACAGTGAATCTCAACTTATGGCTCATGCACCAAACTATATTTCAGCTCCAAAAGAGCAAATTATGACTCAAAACTATTCTTTAATGCAACACTTTGTACTTGTAACTCAAGGTATGAGACCACCAAAAGGTGAAGTATATGTTGCAACTGAATCACCAAAAGGTGAGCTTGGATATTTTGTTGTAAGTGATGGAACACCTTATGCATATAGAATGAAAATAAGAACACCAAGTTTTCAACATACTGCACTTTTAGAAGAGATACTTGTAGGATTACAATTAGCTGATGTTGTTACATTAATCGGAAACTTAAACATAGTTTTCGGTGAGATTGATAGGTAA
- a CDS encoding NADH-ubiquinone oxidoreductase subunit E family protein, producing the protein MKRFDLRHLKNDFYDRMLELLDKQISDGETAIIIFEIGDFENVQKSADVVYENGYTLMNSIKFTEVDWTLVIKKVKPEPRAVEEDETAKEEGK; encoded by the coding sequence ATGAAAAGATTTGATTTAAGACATTTAAAAAATGATTTTTATGACAGAATGCTTGAGCTACTTGATAAGCAAATAAGTGATGGTGAAACTGCAATTATTATATTTGAAATTGGAGATTTTGAAAATGTTCAAAAATCTGCTGATGTTGTATATGAGAATGGTTATACATTAATGAACTCAATTAAATTTACAGAAGTTGATTGGACACTAGTTATTAAAAAAGTAAAACCAGAACCAAGAGCTGTTGAAGAAGATGAAACTGCAAAAGAGGAAGGAAAGTAA
- a CDS encoding tetratricopeptide repeat protein, with protein MTKSIITASFLAFFLSACSFSKPAFNLDTEKVQVQECQNIKEIKNKIQCYEDISSSNSMAALKLGIYNAERKNFEEASKLLESSKEMGNYYANLPLAFLYFQGTGVEKDVSKSLELLKASASKDPNAAFQLSKFYAKGITIQKDTKKALEYLNFAANKNMFVAQRELAIIYSKGLFDIKKDEVKAKYWTEKANANKSDKTFDIYKL; from the coding sequence ATGACAAAATCAATAATTACAGCTTCTTTTTTAGCTTTTTTCTTAAGTGCTTGTTCTTTTTCAAAACCTGCATTTAATCTTGATACTGAAAAAGTTCAAGTTCAAGAGTGTCAAAATATAAAAGAAATAAAAAACAAAATACAATGTTATGAAGATATTAGTTCAAGTAACTCTATGGCTGCTTTGAAACTTGGTATTTATAATGCTGAGAGAAAAAACTTTGAAGAAGCTTCTAAACTTTTAGAGTCTTCAAAAGAAATGGGAAATTATTATGCAAATCTTCCTTTAGCTTTTTTATATTTTCAAGGAACTGGTGTTGAAAAAGATGTAAGTAAATCTTTAGAACTTTTAAAAGCATCTGCTTCAAAAGATCCAAATGCAGCTTTTCAATTATCAAAGTTTTATGCTAAAGGTATAACAATACAAAAAGATACGAAAAAAGCTTTAGAGTATTTAAATTTTGCAGCAAATAAAAACATGTTTGTAGCACAAAGAGAACTTGCTATTATTTATTCAAAAGGTCTATTTGATATTAAAAAAGATGAAGTAAAAGCAAAATATTGGACAGAAAAAGCAAACGCTAACAAGTCAGATAAAACATTTGATATATATAAACTGTAA
- a CDS encoding NADH-quinone oxidoreductase subunit C encodes MRKYTPKDDVQRKAPFSDRFFVSPSVPRTDIDDDEIFSKDYEKFCSKFNVLDAFIEHTHLVIHIDKNDIVEVMTFLSEELEYDMLIEMSAIDYLSARSGYELFYEMLSLSKHKRLRIKCFLDKNDAVESITSIFDSANWSEREMYDMLGVKVLNHPNMKRLIMPDDWYDHPLRKTYPLQGDEAASWYEVDKIFGKEARDIIGPEQRDPAAIDRYDTERFARLGHEVPFQTDITEFEPETSIQYQEDDTSKIMKTLKPEESVVLKRRR; translated from the coding sequence ATGAGAAAATATACGCCAAAAGACGATGTTCAAAGAAAAGCTCCTTTTTCAGATAGATTTTTTGTATCTCCTAGTGTTCCAAGAACTGATATTGATGATGATGAAATCTTTTCAAAAGATTATGAAAAATTTTGTTCAAAATTTAATGTATTAGATGCTTTTATAGAACATACTCATTTAGTAATTCATATTGATAAAAATGATATTGTTGAAGTTATGACTTTTCTAAGTGAAGAATTAGAATACGATATGCTAATTGAAATGTCGGCAATTGATTACTTAAGTGCAAGAAGTGGTTATGAATTGTTTTATGAAATGCTTTCACTTTCAAAACATAAAAGATTAAGAATCAAATGTTTCTTAGACAAAAACGATGCGGTTGAATCTATTACTTCTATTTTTGATTCTGCTAATTGGAGTGAAAGAGAAATGTATGATATGTTAGGTGTAAAAGTTTTAAATCACCCTAATATGAAAAGATTAATCATGCCAGATGATTGGTATGACCATCCTTTAAGAAAAACTTATCCACTTCAAGGTGATGAGGCAGCTTCATGGTATGAAGTTGATAAAATTTTTGGAAAAGAAGCTAGAGATATAATTGGACCAGAGCAAAGAGATCCAGCTGCAATTGATAGATATGATACTGAACGATTTGCAAGACTTGGTCATGAAGTTCCTTTCCAAACTGATATTACTGAGTTTGAACCTGAAACTTCAATTCAATATCAAGAAGATGATACATCAAAAATTATGAAAACTTTAAAACCTGAAGAATCAGTTGTTTTAAAAAGAAGAAGGTAG
- a CDS encoding ATP-binding protein, producing the protein MKELIDFIKSKDIEKTNFFTQLKCTKEEAILLQFITKEYVQGRDSLVVIDVLSKFYDVEKFMHLEKLDLIKSLLEFGWLVQISFDQIKLNEISKLELLNSSVSLSSSYLKLLENGSNDFILPEIKNYSDHLEYLQDQFFKIDLAQQLNVVKKNFHVNSPSSNRLKSKLVLLENRIKERIKVTNNSIMLEDFFKENDLKEQEQTLFLALLKEEYSGGDGSIRDMNALIELISSDDYEKIKYRSLLEESSNLVSNSLVDYDEVLTAFGGINRNFYIPDEVLYKISHPTKKNSRGPKIKLDSIIKEQDTFELISTTKTLEDVVLNDKTKETLNALLKQVDKDVMNRLKQWGIKDKKKGIEAKIIFYGVAGTGKTLTALSMAKSLKKDVLSFDCSKILSMYVGESEKNVRSIFDKYYELRDQTKSDPVLLLDEADQFLSSRTSGAGSGSDKMHNQIQNIFLEQIEKFDGILIATTNLLENLDKAFSRRFNYKIEFMKPNKKQRLALWKKLLPSNLPLSKDFDLEELTSYELTGGQIELVIKNTAYKIAVSSEPIFTVEDFKEQISKEKKGQFDSENKVGFF; encoded by the coding sequence ATGAAAGAATTAATTGATTTTATTAAGTCAAAAGATATAGAAAAAACAAACTTTTTTACACAGTTAAAGTGTACAAAAGAAGAAGCAATATTATTACAGTTTATTACAAAAGAGTACGTTCAAGGTAGAGATAGCTTAGTAGTTATTGATGTTTTATCAAAGTTTTACGATGTAGAAAAGTTTATGCATTTAGAAAAGCTTGATTTAATCAAGTCCCTTTTAGAGTTTGGATGGTTAGTTCAAATCTCATTTGACCAAATTAAATTAAATGAAATATCAAAATTAGAGCTGTTAAATTCAAGTGTATCTTTATCAAGTTCATATTTAAAATTATTAGAAAATGGTTCAAATGATTTTATCCTTCCTGAAATAAAAAACTATTCAGACCATCTAGAGTATTTACAAGATCAGTTTTTCAAAATAGATTTAGCTCAGCAATTAAATGTTGTGAAAAAAAACTTTCATGTAAATAGCCCAAGTTCTAATAGATTAAAATCAAAGTTAGTATTACTTGAAAATAGAATTAAAGAAAGAATAAAAGTTACAAACAATTCAATAATGCTTGAAGACTTTTTTAAAGAGAATGATTTAAAAGAACAAGAACAAACACTATTCTTGGCACTTTTAAAAGAAGAATACTCAGGTGGTGATGGTTCAATTAGAGATATGAATGCTTTAATTGAATTAATTTCAAGTGATGATTATGAAAAAATAAAATATAGGTCTTTACTTGAAGAAAGTTCAAACTTAGTATCAAACTCACTTGTAGATTATGATGAGGTTTTAACAGCATTTGGAGGAATAAATAGAAACTTTTATATTCCAGATGAAGTTTTATATAAAATTTCACATCCTACAAAGAAAAACTCAAGAGGTCCAAAAATTAAGCTTGATTCTATTATCAAAGAGCAAGATACTTTTGAGTTAATTAGTACAACAAAAACTTTAGAAGATGTAGTTTTAAATGATAAAACAAAAGAGACTTTAAATGCACTTTTAAAACAAGTTGATAAAGATGTAATGAATAGATTAAAACAGTGGGGAATAAAAGATAAAAAGAAAGGTATTGAAGCGAAGATTATCTTTTATGGAGTTGCTGGAACTGGTAAAACATTAACTGCCTTATCAATGGCGAAATCTTTGAAAAAAGATGTACTTAGCTTTGATTGTTCAAAAATTCTTTCTATGTATGTAGGTGAGAGTGAAAAAAATGTAAGAAGTATTTTTGATAAATATTATGAACTAAGAGATCAAACAAAATCAGACCCAGTTTTACTTTTAGATGAAGCTGACCAATTTTTAAGTTCTAGAACTTCTGGTGCTGGAAGTGGTAGTGATAAAATGCATAACCAAATTCAAAATATCTTCTTAGAACAAATTGAAAAGTTCGATGGAATATTAATTGCAACAACAAACTTACTTGAAAACTTAGATAAAGCCTTTTCAAGAAGATTTAACTATAAAATTGAGTTTATGAAACCTAATAAAAAACAAAGATTAGCTCTTTGGAAAAAACTACTTCCTTCAAATCTTCCACTAAGTAAAGATTTTGATTTAGAAGAATTGACTTCTTATGAGCTAACAGGTGGTCAAATCGAGCTTGTTATTAAAAATACTGCATATAAAATTGCAGTTAGTTCTGAACCTATTTTTACTGTTGAAGATTTCAAAGAACAAATAAGTAAAGAGAAAAAAGGTCAGTTTGATAGTGAAAATAAAGTAGGTTTCTTTTAA
- the nfo gene encoding deoxyribonuclease IV produces the protein MKYVGAHVSASGGVFNAPINAKAIGAKAFALFVKNQRQWAAKDFEPKVLDKWFEELEKSGVQTKHILPHDSYLINLGHPVVENREKSLNGFLHEINRCEILKLDRLNFHPGSHLRKITEDECLDNIAVSLNRAIDATNDVKLVIENTAGQGSNLGYKFEHLAHIIDKIEDKSRIGVCIDTCHMFTAGYDIRTQEAYDKTWNEFDSIVGREYLMGMHINDSKPELGSRVDRHDSLGEGKIGWDAFKFIMNDDRMDDIPLVLETINEDIWAQEIQALYDLVEK, from the coding sequence ATGAAATATGTAGGAGCACATGTAAGTGCAAGTGGTGGAGTTTTTAATGCACCAATAAATGCAAAAGCAATTGGAGCAAAAGCCTTTGCTTTATTTGTTAAAAACCAAAGACAATGGGCTGCTAAGGATTTTGAACCAAAAGTTTTAGATAAATGGTTTGAAGAATTAGAAAAATCAGGTGTACAAACAAAGCATATTTTACCTCACGATTCATATCTTATTAATTTAGGTCATCCAGTTGTTGAAAATAGAGAAAAGTCTTTAAATGGATTTTTACATGAAATAAATCGTTGTGAAATTTTAAAACTTGATAGATTAAATTTCCATCCAGGTTCACACCTTAGAAAAATTACTGAAGACGAATGTTTAGATAATATTGCTGTATCTTTAAATAGAGCAATAGATGCAACAAACGATGTAAAACTTGTAATTGAGAACACTGCAGGTCAAGGCTCAAACCTTGGATACAAGTTTGAGCATTTAGCACATATTATTGATAAAATAGAAGATAAAAGCAGAATTGGTGTTTGTATTGATACTTGTCATATGTTTACAGCAGGTTATGATATTAGAACACAAGAAGCTTATGATAAAACTTGGAATGAATTTGATTCTATTGTTGGACGTGAATATTTAATGGGAATGCATATTAATGATTCAAAACCAGAACTAGGAAGTAGAGTTGATAGACATGATTCTCTAGGTGAGGGTAAAATTGGTTGGGATGCTTTTAAATTTATTATGAATGATGATAGAATGGACGATATTCCACTTGTTTTAGAAACAATTAATGAAGATATTTGGGCGCAAGAAATTCAAGCGCTTTATGATTTAGTAGAAAAATAA
- a CDS encoding NADH-quinone oxidoreductase subunit G yields MSDMITLTIDGKQIEAKDGESILNVARANDVFVPAVCYLTRCSPTLACRLCLVEADGKQVYGCNTKVKADMEVVTETENIAKERRAIMEVYDVNHPLQCGVCDQSGECELQNYSLYMKVDSQSYSIRDVHRPTAHWGVMNYDPGLCIVCERCVTVCKDMVGSNALSTVKRPSDAIEKTFKSEMPKDAYAMWNKLNKSLIGYDADACTDCGECIAACPVGALVSHDFQYTSNSWELKKIPAANSHSSDCAYIYYEIKQDSIDNHETKRIYRVTNEPHYSTLNGAGRFAYDFDNKVQTKDTTAFINAIEAFQKAKNIKFNSFITNEEALLLQKIADKTGAKLVNEDARLYQEFLTNYSSTAGTSLYSSTLTAVHDSNFVISVGSYLKSDLPNARYALNNSVIMNKGAALYFHPIADPVMEKIGKKGKTTEFIYHDALAQESILYFILYKFGKDLPEATKNYLASLTETRTKTVTETIKEKVVEIVKNEETGEEKEVSKMVPKKVSKEVEFEYISLLEDFGKDETFVELIDTMLAKKDTYSLMVGEDLITHPNAVNLAKLCGLITKYTEFEVVIIPTSTNTLGVSQICTLSKQEEGFTVGYNEAADFQLSALGDGDLDIPALNQQEGTFTNIDKKIIPTNAAVAFKGYALNNIANMILDVDVEYTIEYTSQLPVSKGYKEVEFDDLPNMFGNDRVEYRGYDLTACTLESNDEVKEISLKKLETKDNEVVIYKANPINQFNEFTAMSHEFKDDLQAGIFFSKAQFESLELQVGDKVKVTANNQTLELNAYTDIQITGEIAYVSTFDKNSSSKALFDTFRYNTAVIEKV; encoded by the coding sequence ATGAGTGATATGATTACATTAACAATTGATGGTAAACAAATTGAAGCTAAAGATGGTGAATCAATCTTAAATGTAGCACGTGCAAATGATGTATTTGTTCCTGCTGTATGTTATTTAACAAGATGTTCTCCAACACTAGCTTGTAGATTATGTTTAGTTGAAGCTGATGGAAAACAAGTATACGGATGTAATACAAAAGTAAAAGCTGATATGGAAGTTGTAACAGAAACTGAGAATATTGCAAAAGAAAGACGTGCAATAATGGAAGTTTATGATGTTAATCATCCATTACAATGTGGTGTTTGTGACCAAAGTGGTGAGTGTGAGTTACAAAACTACTCTTTATATATGAAAGTTGATTCTCAAAGTTATAGTATAAGAGACGTTCATAGACCAACTGCTCATTGGGGAGTTATGAATTACGACCCTGGACTTTGTATTGTATGTGAAAGATGTGTAACTGTATGTAAAGATATGGTTGGATCAAATGCACTTAGTACTGTAAAAAGACCTTCTGATGCAATTGAAAAAACATTTAAATCAGAGATGCCAAAAGATGCATACGCAATGTGGAATAAACTTAATAAGTCACTTATTGGTTATGATGCTGATGCCTGTACTGACTGTGGTGAGTGTATCGCAGCCTGTCCTGTGGGTGCTTTAGTTTCACATGATTTCCAGTATACTTCAAACTCTTGGGAACTTAAAAAAATTCCAGCAGCAAACTCTCATTCAAGTGACTGTGCTTATATTTATTATGAAATCAAACAAGATTCAATTGATAATCACGAAACAAAAAGAATTTATAGAGTTACAAATGAACCTCATTATTCTACATTAAATGGTGCAGGAAGATTTGCTTATGATTTTGATAATAAAGTACAAACAAAAGATACAACTGCATTTATAAATGCAATTGAAGCTTTCCAAAAAGCAAAAAATATTAAATTTAATTCATTTATTACAAATGAAGAAGCTTTACTTTTACAAAAAATTGCAGATAAAACTGGAGCAAAACTAGTAAATGAAGATGCAAGATTATATCAAGAGTTTTTAACTAACTATTCTAGTACTGCAGGAACTTCTTTATACTCTTCAACACTAACAGCTGTTCATGATTCAAATTTTGTAATTTCTGTTGGTTCATATTTAAAATCTGATTTACCAAATGCAAGATATGCTCTTAATAACTCAGTTATTATGAACAAAGGTGCAGCTTTATACTTCCATCCAATTGCAGATCCAGTAATGGAGAAAATTGGTAAAAAAGGTAAAACTACTGAGTTTATTTACCATGATGCATTAGCTCAAGAATCAATTTTATATTTTATTCTTTATAAATTTGGTAAAGATTTACCAGAAGCTACAAAAAACTATTTAGCTTCTTTGACTGAAACTAGAACTAAAACTGTTACTGAAACAATTAAAGAAAAAGTTGTTGAAATTGTAAAGAATGAAGAAACAGGTGAAGAAAAAGAAGTTTCTAAAATGGTTCCTAAAAAAGTATCTAAAGAAGTTGAGTTTGAATATATTTCACTTTTAGAAGATTTTGGAAAAGATGAAACATTTGTTGAGTTAATTGATACAATGCTAGCTAAAAAAGATACTTACTCTTTAATGGTTGGTGAAGATTTAATCACACATCCAAATGCAGTAAACTTAGCAAAACTTTGTGGTTTAATTACTAAGTATACAGAATTTGAAGTAGTTATTATTCCAACTTCTACAAATACTTTAGGTGTATCACAAATCTGTACATTATCTAAGCAAGAAGAAGGCTTTACAGTTGGATATAACGAAGCAGCAGATTTCCAATTATCAGCATTAGGTGATGGAGATTTAGATATTCCAGCACTTAATCAGCAAGAAGGTACTTTTACAAATATTGATAAAAAAATCATTCCTACAAATGCAGCAGTAGCTTTTAAAGGTTATGCTTTAAATAATATTGCAAATATGATTTTAGATGTTGATGTTGAATATACAATTGAATATACATCACAACTTCCAGTATCAAAAGGTTATAAAGAAGTAGAATTTGATGACTTACCAAACATGTTTGGGAATGACAGAGTTGAATATAGAGGTTATGATTTAACTGCCTGTACATTAGAGTCAAACGATGAAGTAAAAGAAATATCTCTTAAAAAACTTGAAACAAAAGATAATGAAGTTGTAATATACAAAGCAAACCCAATTAATCAATTTAATGAATTTACAGCAATGTCACATGAATTTAAAGATGATTTACAAGCAGGGATTTTCTTCTCAAAAGCACAATTTGAAAGTTTAGAATTACAAGTTGGTGATAAAGTAAAAGTTACTGCTAATAATCAAACTTTAGAATTAAACGCGTATACAGATATTCAAATTACAGGTGAAATTGCTTATGTATCAACGTTTGATAAAAACTCAAGCTCAAAAGCATTATTTGATACATTCAGATATAACACAGCTGTTATAGAAAAGGTGTAA
- a CDS encoding tetratricopeptide repeat protein, with the protein MIIKSVKFLLLTSISSLLLVGCANHDAALKTMPNEIAQANECISTNKEFESDCYDLISYKNSIAMLRSGVNAYSKGNYKEAFHRYTVAQQKGNFYANSLLADLYNKGNGVNKNQEKALELLEDVSSVDGIAAYKLSFYYVNKKDYDEALELLEFAANNNVKKAQYELSKIYRDGTITKDNPQKAKFWYERYEDKSDSLIRKIYGI; encoded by the coding sequence ATGATAATAAAAAGTGTTAAATTTTTATTGCTTACAAGTATTAGTTCTTTACTATTAGTAGGATGTGCTAACCACGATGCTGCATTAAAAACAATGCCAAATGAAATTGCACAAGCAAATGAGTGTATAAGTACAAACAAAGAGTTTGAATCAGATTGTTATGATTTAATTTCATACAAAAACTCAATTGCAATGCTTCGATCAGGAGTAAATGCTTATTCAAAAGGAAACTATAAAGAAGCTTTTCATAGATATACAGTTGCACAACAAAAAGGTAACTTTTATGCTAATTCACTTTTAGCTGACCTTTACAATAAAGGAAATGGAGTTAATAAAAACCAAGAAAAAGCGCTTGAACTTTTAGAAGATGTATCTTCAGTTGATGGAATTGCTGCTTATAAACTTTCTTTTTATTATGTAAACAAAAAAGATTATGATGAAGCTTTAGAGCTTTTAGAATTTGCTGCAAATAATAATGTAAAAAAAGCACAATATGAGCTATCAAAGATTTATAGAGATGGCACTATTACAAAAGACAATCCTCAAAAAGCAAAGTTTTGGTATGAACGATACGAAGACAAAAGTGATAGTCTAATTAGAAAAATTTATGGGATATAA